In Neomonachus schauinslandi chromosome 6, ASM220157v2, whole genome shotgun sequence, a genomic segment contains:
- the LOC110574105 gene encoding torsin-1A-interacting protein 2: MFSDNSHCPDCGQQWFPSLELGHWLYQTELVENECYQVFLDRINRADYCPECYPDNPANRSLVLPWSFPLEWAPQNLTRWTFEKACHPFLLGPPLVRKRIHDSRVAGFNPALQLILTRTDKTLNKKLGQNK; this comes from the coding sequence ATGTTCTCAGATAATTCACATTGCCCGGACTGTGGACAACAGTGGTTCCCTAGTTTAGAACTAGGCCATTGGTTGTACCAAACTGAACTTGTTGAAAATGAGTGTTACCAAGTATTCTTAGACCGTATTAACAGAGCGGATTATTGCCCTGAGTGTTACCCTGATAATCCTGCTAATAGAAGCCTTGTTCTTCCTTGGTCTTTCCCACTTGAGTGGGCGCCCCAAAATCTTACTAGATGGACCTTTGAAAAAGCTTGCCACCCGTTTCTTCTGGGTCCTCCACTGGTTAGAAAAAGGATACACGACTCTAGAGTAGCTGGCTTTAACCCTGCATTGCAGTTAATCTTGACCAGAACAGACAAAACCTTGAACAAAAAACTTGGCCAAAACAAGTAA